One Hemibagrus wyckioides isolate EC202008001 linkage group LG07, SWU_Hwy_1.0, whole genome shotgun sequence DNA segment encodes these proteins:
- the prpf4ba gene encoding serine/threonine-protein kinase PRP4 homolog, giving the protein METMINDGVNHFTSSNASGEEEESRLGACKDGDSTEKHKRKKHKHHSKHRKHKYSSLEEKEHRHKHKHKHKKRRHRDSSRMEDGDVEDADEAVSLKRTRLDDLAALEDLEKQRALIQAELDNELMEGRVHSGMGLILQGYNSGSDEDVDVQERTCNGDEQRENLEQLYVAGGQEIQSVAKDTEQSQHSSMDDERMAPWRRSRSKSEEKAAIQHKSDKRKSRTESDSDNKDKTQDPCPSLEKRPSHNVQQPRGGRPKSRSPALSRKQNNTHKDPHSGSAEKEQGSKRDSSSSFRQSGTRSTDPAKSPEKARCSRSKERHRRLPEPDRKRDRDKPSAKSPCKEVSSGKENRSPHRRHMHSPVRDRSSRRSRERHSPQQPSNCRSAARNRSPARRERSRSTDRRRRESDRQRLSPVRMRSRDDAASSSGPSPSLGSRGRPSRSPRRRTSRSPLPRRRSVERGRMGHRQQARSGSQERKRRSRERDDKFKGSLSEGMKADQDESDEEVLEDYDVDEEDEEALIEQRRLQRLAIVQKYKEVNEDTSKSEPCSPQSSSHSRSPSPDDVLERVAADVKAYEQENLDTFEANIKAKHNLLTQDKDASNPKKQSAPDMFTESDDMFAAYFDSARLRAAGIGKDFKENPSLKDNWTDAEGYYRVNIGETLDKRYDVYGYTGQGVFSNVIRARDLARAGQEVAIKIIRNNELMQKTGLKELEFLKKLNDADPDDKFHCVRLFRHFYHKQHLCLVFEPLSMNLREVLKKYGKDVGLHIKAVRSYSQQIFLALKLLKRCNILHADIKPDNILVNESKTILKLCDFGSASHIAENDITPYLVSRFYRAPEIIIGKPYDYGIDMWSVGCTLYELYTGKILFPGKTNNHMLKLAMDLKGKMPNKMIRKGLFKDQHFDQNLNFLYTEVDKVTEREKVTVMSSINSTKDLLNDMVGRQRLPEDQRKKVVQLKDLIDQILVLDPAKRISINQALQHPYIQERM; this is encoded by the exons ATGGAAACCATGATTAACGACGGTGTAAACCATTTCAC AAGTAGCAATGCATCAGGTGAAGAGGAAGAGAGTAGACTCGGGGCATGTAAGGACGGTGACAGCACGGAGAAACACAAGCgaaaaaaacacaagcatcACAGCAAGCACAGAAAGCACAAATATTCATCACTGGAGGAAAAAGAACACAGacacaagcacaaacacaaGCATAAAAAGCGCAGACACAGAGATTCCTCCCGGATGGAAGATGGAGACGTTGAGGACGCAGATGAAGCCGTGTCACTGAAGAGGACCAGATTGGATGACCTGGCAGCCCTGGAGGATTTGGAAAAGCAAAGGGCCCTAATCCAAGCAGAGCTTGATAATGAGCTGATGGAGGGAAGGGTGCACTCAGGAATGGGACTGATACTGCAGGGATATAACTCGGGCTCAGATGAGGATGTGGATGTGCAAGAGCGGACGTGTAATGGGGATGAGCAGAGGGAGAATCTAGAACAGCTGTATGTGGCTGGGGGACAAGAAATCCAGTCTGTTGCTAAAGACACAGAACAAAGTCAGCACAGTTCTATGGACGATGAAAGAATGGCTCCTTGGCGGCGTAGTAGAAGTAAGTCTGAAGAGAAGGCAGCTATCCAACATAAATCAGATAAAAGGAAGAGTAGAACTGAATCAGATTCGGACAACAAGGACAAAACTCAAGATCCTTGCCCATCTTTAGAGAAGAGACCATCCCATAACGTGCAGCAGCCCAGAGGTGGACGTCCAAAATCTAGATCTCCTGCATTATCCAGGAAACAGAATAACACGCACAAGGATCCCCATTCAGGTTCTGCAGAGAAAGAACAGGGAAGTAAAAGAGACTCCTCATCTTCATTTCGCCAGTCTGGGACCAGAAGTACTGACCCTGCCAAATCGCCAGAGAAGGCAAGATGCTCCAGATCAAAAGAAAGACATAGAAGATTACCTGAGCCTGACCGCAAGCGGGACAGGGACAAGCCATCAGCCAAGTCTCCTTGTAAGGAGGTCTCATCAGGCAAGGAGAACAGATCCCCTCATAGAAGGCACATGCATAGTCCAGTACGGGATAGATCCTCTCGCAGGAGCAGGGAACGTCATTCCCCTCAACAGCCTTCCAACTGCCGATCCGCCGCCCGCAACAGATCTCCAGCCAGAAGGGAACGATCTCGCTCCACTGATAGAAGACGTAGAGAATCCGACCGACAGAGACTCTCACCTGTCAG GATGAGGTCCCGTGATGATGCAGCCAGCTCCAGTGGGCCGAGTCCCTCTCTCGGCTCCAGGGGAAGGCCGAGTCGTTCCCCCAGGAGACGCACCAGCAGATCTCCTCTTCCCAGACGAAG GTCTGTGGAGCGGGGCAGGATGGGCCACAGGCAGCAGGCACGCTCAGGATCTCAGGAACGGAAGaggagaagcagagagagagatgataagTTTAAGGGCAGTCTGTCCGAAGGCATGAAAGCTGACCAAGATGAATCGGATGAAGAAGT TTTGGAGGATTACGATGTggatgaagaggatgaggaggcaCTGATAGAGCAGAGGAGACTCCAGCGCTTGGCAATTGTGCAG AAATATAAGGAAGTAAATGAGGACACCAGCAAGTCAGAGCCTTGCAGTCCTCAGAGTAGCTCCCACAGCCGCTCACCCTCTCCGGACGATGTTCTAGAGCGAGTTGCAGCTGATGTAAAGGCTTATGAGCAAGAGAACCTAGACACCTTCGAGGCCAACATTAAGGCGAAACACAATCTGCTCACCCAAGATAAAGATG CAAGTAATCCAAAAAAGCAATCAGCTCCTGACATGTTTACGGAATCGGATGACATGTTTGCTGCATACTTTGAC AGTGCGAGGTTGCGTGCAGCAGGCATTGGGAAGGACTTTAAAGAGAACCCCAGTCTTAAAGACAACTGGACAGATGCTGAGGGCTATTATC GTGTGAACATTGGAGAGACGTTAGATAAACGATATGACGTTTATGGCTACACCGGGCAGGGTGTGTTCAGTAACGTTATCCGTGCAAGGGATCTGGCACGAGCCGGGCAGGAAGTTGCTATTAAAATCATACGCAACAATGAGCTTAT GCAGAAGACAGGCCTTAAAGAGCTTGAGTTCCTGAAGAAGCTGAATGATGCAGATCCCGATGATAAATTCCACTGTGTGCGCCTGTTCAGGCACTTCTACCACAAGCAGCATCTGTGTTTGGTGTTTGAGCCACTCAG TATGAACCTGCGGGAGGTCCTGAAGAAGTATGGCAAAGATGTGGGTCTCCACATCAAGGCGGTGCGCTCCTACAGCCAGCAGATCTTCCTAGCCCTCAAACTCCTCAAGCGCTGCAACATCCTTCATGCTGACATCAAACCCGATAACATCCTG GTGAATGAGTCGAAGACCATACTGAAGCTCTGTGACTTTGGCTCTGCATCCCACATTGCTGAGAATGACATCACGCCGTACTTGGTCAGCAGGTTCTACAGAGCACCTGAAATCA TCATTGGAAAACCTTATGATTATGGAATCGACATGTGGTCTGTGGGTTGCACACTGTACGAGCTGTACACGGGAAAAATCCTCTTCCCTGGGAAGACCAACAACCACATGCTGAAACTTGCTATGGACCTTAAAGGGAAAATGCCCAACAAG ATGATCAGGAAAGGCTTGTTCAAGGACCAACACTTTGATCAAAACTTGAACTTCTTGTATACAGAGGTAGATAAAGTTACTGAACGG GAGAAAGTGACAGTGATGAGCAGCATCAACTCCACTAAGGACCTATTAAACGACATGGTTGGTCGTCAGAGACTCCCAGAGGACCAGCGGAAGAAGGTGGTTCAGCTCAAAGACCTGATAGATCAGATTCTGGTGCTCGACCCAGCCAAGCGGATCAGCATCAACCAGGCCCTGCAACACCCCTACATCCAGGAGAGGATGTGA
- the LOC131355517 gene encoding myosin regulatory light chain 2, smooth muscle minor isoform, which translates to MSSKRAKVKTSKKRPQRATSNVFAMFDQSQIQEFKEAFNMIDQNRDGFIDKEDLHDMLASLGKNPTDEYLEAMMNEAPGPINFTMFLTMFGEKLNGTDPEDVIRNAFACFDEEGTGFIQEEYLRELLTTMGDRFTDEEVDELFREAPIDKKGNFNYVAFTRILKHGAKDKDD; encoded by the exons ATGTCCAGCAAGAGGGCAAAGGTGAAGACCAGCAAAAAGCGTCCTCAGAGGGCCACTTCCAATGTGTTCGCCATGTTTGACCAGTCACAGATCCAAGAGTTCAAGGAGGCCTTCAATATGATCGACCAGAACCGTGATGGCTTCATAGATAAAGAGGACCTGCATGACATGCTGGCTTCATTAG GTAAGAACCCCACAGATGAGTATCTTGAGGCCATGATGAATGAAGCACCAGGACCCATCAACTTCACCATGTTCCTCACAATGTTTGGAGAGAAGCTGAATGGCACAGACCCCGAGGACGTCATCAGAAACGCTTTTGCTTGCTTTGACGAGGAAGGAACAG GTTTTATCCAAGAGGAATACCTCAGGGAGCTCCTGACCACCATGGGCGACAGATTCACAGACGAAGAGGTTGACGAGCTCTTCCGAGAAGCTCCTATCGACAAGAAGGGCAACTTCAATTACGTGGCATTCACACGCATCTTAAAGCACGGTGCCAAGGACAAAGACGATTAG
- the LOC131355516 gene encoding protein FAM217A isoform X2 codes for MLTHRWKKLGVPDPVSSNRKEHIREQSHKKEQLAMKTNSLLKITPIQASQAAAQRENMETDGSHCLSSNSSEVGLSEGKISDKHSSYNTSGSSECHTDLSDQEQESIEMSKWAAAVELDLKPEPFDEDLGLDYHFTETAFYPEVLPASLLDSTQNLSSESLDVIDPCLASVIARLIELERLQAATVQKERAKLARPRPATANTRNKRSRKNDLSGCKTGISKDAEFNSVMCSFTKLMVCPNSSCRCRNPTCPKPGQVARSKLPHPTLPKCPDSLSGKCKTAESGRPNFSENVKVPRVPNRTKSSKTQRSSMSAKKATVPNRKT; via the coding sequence ATGCTGACCCACAGGTGGAAGAAGCTTGGTGTTCCAGATCCTGTCAGTAGTAACAGGAAGGAGCATATACGTGAGCAGAGCCATAAAAAGGAGCAACTTGCAATGAAAACCAACTCTCTGCTGAAAATCACCCCCATACAGGCAAGCCAAGCTGCAGCTCAAAGAGAAAATATGGAAACAGATGGCTCACACTGTTTAAGTTCAAACAGCTCTGAAGTTGGACTTTCAGAAGGGAAAATAAGTGACAAACACTCATCGTATAACACATCAGGATCATCAGAGTGCCACACTGACCTTTCAGATCAAGAGCAGGAAAGCATCGAAATGTCAAAATGGGCAGCTGCTGTGGAATTAGACTTAAAGCCAGAGCCTTTTGATGAGGACTTGGGCCTGGATTATCATTTCACAGAAACTGCATTTTACCCAGAGGTTCTTCCTGCGTCACTCCTGGACTCCACACAGAATCTTTCCTCTGAAAGTCTTGATGTGATTGATCCTTGCCTTGCTTCTGTAATAGCGCGGCTGATTGAGCTAGAAAGGCTTCAGGCTGCTACTGTGCAGAAAGAGCGAGCAAAGCTAGCTCGACCCCGTCCAGCTACTGCTAACACACGCAACAAACGATCGAGAAAAAATGACCTTTCAGGATGCAAGACAGGGATTTCAAAGGATGCAGAATTCAACTCAGTTATGTGTAGTTTTACCAAACTTATGGTTTGTCCCAACTCTTCATGCAGGTGCAGGAATCCTACTTGCCCAAAACCAGGGCAAGTTGCCAGGAGCAAGTTGCCACATCCCACCTTGCCTAAATGTCCTGACAGTTTATCAGGCAAATGCAAAACAGCTGAATCTGGGCGCCCAAATTTCTCCGAGAACGTAAAGGTCCCACGTGTGCCAAACAGGACCAAGAGTTCAAAGACACAGAGAAGCTCAATGTCAGCTAAAAAGGCAACAGTTCCCAACAGAAAAACTTAA
- the LOC131355516 gene encoding protein FAM217A isoform X1 yields the protein MFQYRCLFTKKLGSLFTDLLIRCLTQQIEYLHLSKGLSAPKKASSVRSVDLVHKPAICRDWPESAKVLRHHHKNKLRMLTHRWKKLGVPDPVSSNRKEHIREQSHKKEQLAMKTNSLLKITPIQASQAAAQRENMETDGSHCLSSNSSEVGLSEGKISDKHSSYNTSGSSECHTDLSDQEQESIEMSKWAAAVELDLKPEPFDEDLGLDYHFTETAFYPEVLPASLLDSTQNLSSESLDVIDPCLASVIARLIELERLQAATVQKERAKLARPRPATANTRNKRSRKNDLSGCKTGISKDAEFNSVMCSFTKLMVCPNSSCRCRNPTCPKPGQVARSKLPHPTLPKCPDSLSGKCKTAESGRPNFSENVKVPRVPNRTKSSKTQRSSMSAKKATVPNRKT from the exons atgTTTCAGTACAGGTGTCTCTTTACCAAGAAGTTGGGTTCATTGTTTACA GATCTCTTGATCAGATGCTTGACACAACAAATTGAATATCTACACCTGTCTAAAGGATTGAGTGCACCAAAG aaagcttcatcTGTCAGAAGTGTCGATCTGGTGCATAAGCCAGCCATCTGCCGTGACTGGCCGGAATCCGCCAAAGT TCTGAGACATCATCATAAGAACAAGCTAAGGATGCTGACCCACAGGTGGAAGAAGCTTGGTGTTCCAGATCCTGTCAGTAGTAACAGGAAGGAGCATATACGTGAGCAGAGCCATAAAAAGGAGCAACTTGCAATGAAAACCAACTCTCTGCTGAAAATCACCCCCATACAGGCAAGCCAAGCTGCAGCTCAAAGAGAAAATATGGAAACAGATGGCTCACACTGTTTAAGTTCAAACAGCTCTGAAGTTGGACTTTCAGAAGGGAAAATAAGTGACAAACACTCATCGTATAACACATCAGGATCATCAGAGTGCCACACTGACCTTTCAGATCAAGAGCAGGAAAGCATCGAAATGTCAAAATGGGCAGCTGCTGTGGAATTAGACTTAAAGCCAGAGCCTTTTGATGAGGACTTGGGCCTGGATTATCATTTCACAGAAACTGCATTTTACCCAGAGGTTCTTCCTGCGTCACTCCTGGACTCCACACAGAATCTTTCCTCTGAAAGTCTTGATGTGATTGATCCTTGCCTTGCTTCTGTAATAGCGCGGCTGATTGAGCTAGAAAGGCTTCAGGCTGCTACTGTGCAGAAAGAGCGAGCAAAGCTAGCTCGACCCCGTCCAGCTACTGCTAACACACGCAACAAACGATCGAGAAAAAATGACCTTTCAGGATGCAAGACAGGGATTTCAAAGGATGCAGAATTCAACTCAGTTATGTGTAGTTTTACCAAACTTATGGTTTGTCCCAACTCTTCATGCAGGTGCAGGAATCCTACTTGCCCAAAACCAGGGCAAGTTGCCAGGAGCAAGTTGCCACATCCCACCTTGCCTAAATGTCCTGACAGTTTATCAGGCAAATGCAAAACAGCTGAATCTGGGCGCCCAAATTTCTCCGAGAACGTAAAGGTCCCACGTGTGCCAAACAGGACCAAGAGTTCAAAGACACAGAGAAGCTCAATGTCAGCTAAAAAGGCAACAGTTCCCAACAGAAAAACTTAA
- the ccr9a gene encoding C-C chemokine receptor type 9a: MINMTDTLAGFLSTVTPTDDYGSGSGLGDFEFYSPCDKSTVRRFRMFYEPPFYLLIVLLGFIGNGLVLWIYTQLKNRLKTMTDVYLLNLALADLLFLCTLPLWAADAMKGWSFGTALCKGISALYKINFFSSMFLLTCISVDRYISIVQTTKAQNSKELRLACSKVVCVFVWLVAIILSIPEFIFAQTKVDFEGNQFCTMVYWNNENNQTKILVLALQISMGFCIPLLIMIYCYSVIIRTLLKAKNFEKHKALRVILAVVTVFIISQLPYNSLLVVEAAQAANTTITDCAESQSFDIATQVMKSLAYMHSCLNPFLYAFIGVRFRKDLKKLYRKYGFTTSKSGKHGAPHRPSVMSDTESTMAFSL; the protein is encoded by the exons ATGATAAATATGACCGATACTTTGGCTGGCTTCTTGTCGACAGTCACTCCAACA GATGATTATGGCAGTGGCAGTGGTTTGGGGGATTTTGAATTTTACAGCCCTTGTGATAAAAGTACCGTGAGACGCTTCCGCATGTTCTATGAACCCCCATTTTACCTTCTCATCGTCCTCCTGGGCTTCATAGGAAACGGGCTGGTGCTATGGATCTACACGCAATTGAAAAACAGGCTGAAGACCATGACAGATGTGTACCTGCTGAACCTTGCCTTAGCTGACCTGCTCTTCTTGTGTACGCTTCCTTTATGGGCGGCAGATGCGATGAAGGGCTGGTCATTTGGCACTGCTCTGTGTAAGGGCATATCGGCGTTGTACAAGATCAACTTCTTCAGCAGCATGTTTCTCCTGACTTGCATCAGCGTGGACAGGTACATCTCAATCGTGCAGACCACCAAGGCACAGAACTCCAAGGAGCTGCGTCTGGCCTGCAGTAAAGTGGTGTGCGTGTTTGTCTGGCTCGTGGCCATCATATTGTCCATTCCCGAGTTCATTTTTGCTCAAACCAAGGTGGACTTTGAGGGCAATCAGTTTTGCACCATGGTCTACTGGAACAAcgaaaacaaccaaacaaagaTCCTGGTCCTGGCTCTTCAGATCAGCATGGGCTTCTGCATTCCACTCCTAATCATGATCTACTGCTACTCTGTCATCATTAGAACCTTGCTCAAGGCCAAGAACTTCGAGAAGCACAAAGCACTGCGTGTCATCCTGGCAGTCGTGACTGTGTTTATCATCTCCCAGCTGCCGTATAACAGCTTGCTGGTGGTGGAGGCAGCACAGGCAGCGAACACCACCATCACAGACTGCGCTGAGTCCCAGAGCTTTGACATCGCCACCCAGGTCATGAAGAGTTTGGCGTACATGCACAGCTGCCTCAACCCTTTCCTATATGCCTTCATCGGGGTGCGTTTCCGAAAAGACCTGAAAAAGCTGTACAGAAAGTACGGATTCACAACATCCAAATCCGGCAAACATGGAGCTCCACATCGACCTTCTGTCATGTCTGATACAGAAAGCACCATGGCTTTCTCGCTGTAA
- the si:dkey-154p10.3 gene encoding zinc finger protein ZFP2 isoform X2 produces the protein MAGIKDAYQLIDPVTLSLGEESITSQLYCSSVKGFDSRLSTLVEAFLVEVFRCRMCQFTSSLKTRICSHITDSHSSASSSPCHHLSCLEKEKEEEEDGLTELDQNASPYDLHSSSKNGEDHMDMDRMFLLPMYGMLQNISPPPCDISLSANSDSNLHVAQTCEVSTLFDEDRHSDEENVFQLEDSNHGLQGPLSTEITCVEDEEMAQSAHLMTLGLCRISSAKCPSQPTALSVPSGGQDVSETSLEDKQPLLTANEIQKQAEEEMGLSCVFCQAVLANHSLLEVHLKCHDGEQGFKCPRCGRAAADWADMECHWRSHTRRKRSKHHKCSFCPRTFRRADLCDAHQKRHNQARNKPSSQTQCSLCFTWCRPGQEWEMHQRCHFQGGFKCLYCDFTEKAWKKTYKHILHQHTQTDGESHHDVSCNVSSALKFGYSKSLGDVQVEPWRHATKMSEVVEKKKSDKDKRDYLTSTKQEISVGLKAPKRKDFCCLLCDKKFSTKLTMRRHMDIHQGEKAYKCLRCHYSTRLKASLIQHMRVHTGEKPYKCPQCPYASIDRSSLRRHSRTHTQEKPYCCQYCPYSCIQKKSLDLHSRRHHTGESFPCPLCQYSTPDRQLLLRHTRKHHTSENSTVLGTRSAPTSKRARTSK, from the exons ATGGCTGGGATTAAAGATGCATATCAACTCATAGACCCTGTAACGCTGAGCCTTGGAGAAGAGAGCATCACATCACAACTTTACTGCAGCTCTGTCAAGGGCTTCGACTCTCGTTTGTCCACTCTGGTGGAGGCGTTTTTGGTTGAGGTGTTTCGCTGCCGAATGTGTCAGTTCACCAGCAGTCTGAAGACTAGGATCTGTAGTCACATCACCGATAGCCATTCCTCggcatcatcatcaccatgccACCACCTTTCCTgcctggagaaagagaaagaggaggaggaggatggctTGACTGAGCTGGACCAGAATGCCTCTCCTTATGATCTCCATTCTAGCTCCAAAAATGGTGAGGACCACATGGACATGGACCGCATGTTCCTGCTCCCAATGTATGGCATGTTGCAGAACATCAGCCCACCGCCATGCGATATCAGTTTGAGTGCCAATTCTGACAGCAACCTTCATGTGGCCCAGACGTGCGAG GTGAGCACTTTGTTTGACGAAGACAGACACAGCGATGAGGAGAACGTCTTCCAGCTGGAGGATTCCAACCATGGGCTCCAAGGGCCCCTTTCCACTGAAATCACCTGTGTTGAGGATGAAGAAATGGCGCAGTCTGCTCATTTAATGACCCTTGGCCTGTGCAGAATCTCTAGTGCTAAATGTCCCTCTCAGCCTACTGCCCTGTCGGTGCCTTCAGGTGGACAGGACGTCTCAGAGACTTCCTTGGAAGACAAACAACCCCTTCTGACAGCAAATGAAATACAAAAGCAGGCTGAAGAGGAAATGGGGCTTTCATGTGTTTTTTGTCAAGCAGTCTTGGCCAATCATAGCCTCTTAGAGGTGCACTTGAAATGCCATGACGGTGAACAGGGGTTCAAATGCCCACGCTGTGGCCGAGCAGCAGCAGACTGGGCTGATATGGAGTGCCACTGGAGGAGCCATACAAGAAGGAAGAGGTCTAAACACCACAAGTGTTCTTTTTGTCCCCGGACGTTCAGAAGAGCAGACTTGTGTGACGCTCACCAGAAGAGGCACAACCAAGCTCGAAATAAGCCTTCTTCTCAGACCCAGTGCTCATTGTGTTTCACGTGGTGCCGCCCCGGGCAGGAGTGGGAGATGCACCAGCGCTGTCACTTTCAGGGAGGCTTTAAGTGCCTGTATTGTGATTTCACAG AAAAAGCTTGGAAGAAGACGTACAAGCACATCCTCCATCAGCACACCCAGACTGATGGAGAGTCGCACCATGATGTTTCCTGTAACGT ATCATCAGCCCTGAAGTTTGGTTACTCCAAAAGCCTTGGAGATGTGCAGGTGGAGCCATGGAGACATGCGACAAAGATGAGTGAGGTtgtagaaaagaagaaaagtgaCAAGGACAAAAGAGACTACTTAACATCCACCAAGCAGGAGATAAGTGTGGGATTGAAGGCCCCTAAACGGAAAGACTTCTGCTGTTTGCTGTGTGATAA AAAATTTTCCACCAAGCTGACCATGCGGCGTCACATGGATATTCATCAGGGGGAGAAGGCTTATAAGTGCCTTCGCTGTCACTATAGCACCAGACTGAAAGCCTCGCTCATCCAGCACATGCGTGTCCACACAG GTGAAAAGCCTTACAAGTGTCCCCAATGTCCATACGCCTCCATCGACAGGAGCTCTCTGAGACGACACTCACGGACACACACTCAGGAAAAGCCCTACTGCTGCCAGTACTGCCCTTATAGctg CATCCAAAAGAAAAGCTTGGACCTTCACTCACGGCGGCATCACACGGGAGAGTCATTCCCCTGCCCGCTGTGCCAGTATTCAACACCGGACCGGCAACTGTTGCTGCGCCACACACGCAAACACCACACCTCTGAGAACTCTACTGTACTCGGGACGAGGAGTGCGCCGACTTCTAAAAGAGCTCGAACCTCCAAATAA
- the si:dkey-154p10.3 gene encoding zinc finger protein 605 isoform X1, protein MLAAQLVTFPPFIFLQSCNVIKTTQITGSVMISMAGIKDAYQLIDPVTLSLGEESITSQLYCSSVKGFDSRLSTLVEAFLVEVFRCRMCQFTSSLKTRICSHITDSHSSASSSPCHHLSCLEKEKEEEEDGLTELDQNASPYDLHSSSKNGEDHMDMDRMFLLPMYGMLQNISPPPCDISLSANSDSNLHVAQTCEVSTLFDEDRHSDEENVFQLEDSNHGLQGPLSTEITCVEDEEMAQSAHLMTLGLCRISSAKCPSQPTALSVPSGGQDVSETSLEDKQPLLTANEIQKQAEEEMGLSCVFCQAVLANHSLLEVHLKCHDGEQGFKCPRCGRAAADWADMECHWRSHTRRKRSKHHKCSFCPRTFRRADLCDAHQKRHNQARNKPSSQTQCSLCFTWCRPGQEWEMHQRCHFQGGFKCLYCDFTEKAWKKTYKHILHQHTQTDGESHHDVSCNVSSALKFGYSKSLGDVQVEPWRHATKMSEVVEKKKSDKDKRDYLTSTKQEISVGLKAPKRKDFCCLLCDKKFSTKLTMRRHMDIHQGEKAYKCLRCHYSTRLKASLIQHMRVHTGEKPYKCPQCPYASIDRSSLRRHSRTHTQEKPYCCQYCPYSCIQKKSLDLHSRRHHTGESFPCPLCQYSTPDRQLLLRHTRKHHTSENSTVLGTRSAPTSKRARTSK, encoded by the exons ATGCTAGCTGCTCAGCTAGTTACATTTCCACCGTTCATTTTCCTTCAGTCCTGTAATgtcataaaaacaacacagatcACCGGTTCTGTTATGATAAG TATGGCTGGGATTAAAGATGCATATCAACTCATAGACCCTGTAACGCTGAGCCTTGGAGAAGAGAGCATCACATCACAACTTTACTGCAGCTCTGTCAAGGGCTTCGACTCTCGTTTGTCCACTCTGGTGGAGGCGTTTTTGGTTGAGGTGTTTCGCTGCCGAATGTGTCAGTTCACCAGCAGTCTGAAGACTAGGATCTGTAGTCACATCACCGATAGCCATTCCTCggcatcatcatcaccatgccACCACCTTTCCTgcctggagaaagagaaagaggaggaggaggatggctTGACTGAGCTGGACCAGAATGCCTCTCCTTATGATCTCCATTCTAGCTCCAAAAATGGTGAGGACCACATGGACATGGACCGCATGTTCCTGCTCCCAATGTATGGCATGTTGCAGAACATCAGCCCACCGCCATGCGATATCAGTTTGAGTGCCAATTCTGACAGCAACCTTCATGTGGCCCAGACGTGCGAG GTGAGCACTTTGTTTGACGAAGACAGACACAGCGATGAGGAGAACGTCTTCCAGCTGGAGGATTCCAACCATGGGCTCCAAGGGCCCCTTTCCACTGAAATCACCTGTGTTGAGGATGAAGAAATGGCGCAGTCTGCTCATTTAATGACCCTTGGCCTGTGCAGAATCTCTAGTGCTAAATGTCCCTCTCAGCCTACTGCCCTGTCGGTGCCTTCAGGTGGACAGGACGTCTCAGAGACTTCCTTGGAAGACAAACAACCCCTTCTGACAGCAAATGAAATACAAAAGCAGGCTGAAGAGGAAATGGGGCTTTCATGTGTTTTTTGTCAAGCAGTCTTGGCCAATCATAGCCTCTTAGAGGTGCACTTGAAATGCCATGACGGTGAACAGGGGTTCAAATGCCCACGCTGTGGCCGAGCAGCAGCAGACTGGGCTGATATGGAGTGCCACTGGAGGAGCCATACAAGAAGGAAGAGGTCTAAACACCACAAGTGTTCTTTTTGTCCCCGGACGTTCAGAAGAGCAGACTTGTGTGACGCTCACCAGAAGAGGCACAACCAAGCTCGAAATAAGCCTTCTTCTCAGACCCAGTGCTCATTGTGTTTCACGTGGTGCCGCCCCGGGCAGGAGTGGGAGATGCACCAGCGCTGTCACTTTCAGGGAGGCTTTAAGTGCCTGTATTGTGATTTCACAG AAAAAGCTTGGAAGAAGACGTACAAGCACATCCTCCATCAGCACACCCAGACTGATGGAGAGTCGCACCATGATGTTTCCTGTAACGT ATCATCAGCCCTGAAGTTTGGTTACTCCAAAAGCCTTGGAGATGTGCAGGTGGAGCCATGGAGACATGCGACAAAGATGAGTGAGGTtgtagaaaagaagaaaagtgaCAAGGACAAAAGAGACTACTTAACATCCACCAAGCAGGAGATAAGTGTGGGATTGAAGGCCCCTAAACGGAAAGACTTCTGCTGTTTGCTGTGTGATAA AAAATTTTCCACCAAGCTGACCATGCGGCGTCACATGGATATTCATCAGGGGGAGAAGGCTTATAAGTGCCTTCGCTGTCACTATAGCACCAGACTGAAAGCCTCGCTCATCCAGCACATGCGTGTCCACACAG GTGAAAAGCCTTACAAGTGTCCCCAATGTCCATACGCCTCCATCGACAGGAGCTCTCTGAGACGACACTCACGGACACACACTCAGGAAAAGCCCTACTGCTGCCAGTACTGCCCTTATAGctg CATCCAAAAGAAAAGCTTGGACCTTCACTCACGGCGGCATCACACGGGAGAGTCATTCCCCTGCCCGCTGTGCCAGTATTCAACACCGGACCGGCAACTGTTGCTGCGCCACACACGCAAACACCACACCTCTGAGAACTCTACTGTACTCGGGACGAGGAGTGCGCCGACTTCTAAAAGAGCTCGAACCTCCAAATAA